Proteins encoded within one genomic window of Arachis ipaensis cultivar K30076 chromosome B08, Araip1.1, whole genome shotgun sequence:
- the LOC107613138 gene encoding uncharacterized protein LOC107613138, with the protein MCILSLIGVEWQYLLIRLKCLIQVTHRHVYPLKCQIFDGRILVSKGIGNSIATWQTCFLVLSGSYLYVFETAESQSYQRYLRAWIIGSGNGEDRIAPLLVLSSSFKK; encoded by the exons ATGTGTATTCTGTCATTGATAGGTGTGGAATGGCAGTACTTGTTAATCAG ATTAAAGTGCCTCATCCAAGTTACCCATCGACATGTATATCCATTAAAGTGCCAAATCTTTGATGGTAGAATTCTAGTTTCGAAG GGAATTGGGAATTCAATTGCTACGTGGCAAACATGTTTTCTGGTGCTTTCGGGGTCATATCTTTATGTATTTGAAACTGCAGAGTCTCAGAGTTACCAGCGATACCTAAG GGCATGGATTATAGGAAGTGGTAATGGTGAAGATAGAATTGCTCCACTGCTTGTGTTGAGCTCctctttcaaaaaataa